Proteins from a single region of Dyadobacter fanqingshengii:
- a CDS encoding serine hydrolase, with the protein MRNCLLSLLLFSVSFVKAQPSAVGKTSMDHKLVKKLEEAMAGFKGEAGIYVRNLKTNRIAEVHADSIFPTASMVKVPILCGIFDKINRGEVAFNQELVYRDSLKYDNGIVGSFRDSTKIALPKVVHLMISQSDNTGSLWLQAMAGGGATINQWLDSNGFGNIRVNSRTPGRKENQAKYGWGQTTPREMAELVAMIRNGKAINPAVSERMYRYLGMQFWDGESISQVPPNIKIAAKSGAVNQAKSEVLVIHAPHGDYVFCVATKNQQDQAWEKDNEGYVLIRKLSAIIWNHFEPKSDWKPLQESEKFWF; encoded by the coding sequence ATGAGAAATTGTCTGCTTTCACTCCTTCTGTTTTCTGTATCATTTGTAAAGGCTCAGCCTTCCGCCGTTGGCAAAACATCCATGGACCATAAGCTCGTTAAAAAGCTGGAAGAAGCAATGGCCGGATTCAAAGGGGAAGCAGGGATTTATGTGCGCAACCTGAAAACAAACCGCATTGCCGAAGTCCACGCAGACTCGATTTTCCCTACGGCAAGCATGGTTAAGGTGCCTATTTTGTGTGGGATTTTTGATAAAATTAATCGCGGTGAAGTCGCATTCAACCAGGAACTGGTCTATCGCGATTCGTTGAAATACGACAATGGCATTGTGGGATCATTCCGGGATAGCACCAAGATTGCGTTACCGAAAGTTGTGCATTTAATGATCTCGCAGAGTGATAACACGGGCAGCCTTTGGCTCCAAGCGATGGCTGGTGGCGGCGCAACCATTAACCAGTGGCTGGACAGCAATGGATTTGGCAACATCCGAGTCAACTCGCGCACACCCGGGCGAAAAGAAAATCAGGCGAAATACGGCTGGGGACAAACCACACCGCGGGAAATGGCCGAGCTTGTTGCTATGATCCGCAATGGTAAGGCGATCAACCCGGCGGTTAGCGAGCGCATGTATCGTTATTTGGGGATGCAGTTTTGGGACGGAGAATCTATTTCGCAAGTTCCGCCCAACATCAAGATCGCAGCTAAAAGCGGAGCGGTTAATCAGGCCAAGTCCGAGGTGCTGGTCATTCACGCGCCGCACGGGGATTATGTGTTTTGTGTGGCAACAAAAAACCAGCAGGATCAGGCGTGGGAAAAAGATAATGAGGGTTATGTGCTCATCCGCAAGTTATCTGCCATCATCTGGAACCACTTCGAGCCCAAAAGCGACTGGAAACCCTTGCAGGAATCTGAAAAATTCTGGTTTTAA
- a CDS encoding RNA polymerase sigma factor, with amino-acid sequence MTARNIYTEQELTSLLKSNDRSAFEYLYDHYSPALYGIIIKIVKDEERACDTMQDTFLKIWKNIGSYNPEKGTLFTWILNIARNTAIDKLRVEIKKDKIINLESVRDRDLCSVAIFNPLPATMDLRSIVDRLLPERKLLIEMVYFQGYTHEEVSERLSLPLGTVKSRIRKALQELRHIFAVDVPEAIFA; translated from the coding sequence ATGACTGCCAGGAACATCTACACTGAACAAGAGTTGACATCCCTCCTGAAATCAAACGATCGTAGTGCCTTCGAATATCTGTATGATCACTATTCTCCGGCTTTGTATGGAATCATTATCAAGATCGTAAAGGATGAAGAGCGCGCCTGTGACACCATGCAGGATACGTTTCTCAAAATTTGGAAAAATATTGGAAGTTATAACCCTGAAAAAGGGACATTATTCACCTGGATTTTAAACATTGCCCGTAACACCGCCATTGACAAATTGCGTGTTGAGATCAAAAAAGATAAAATTATCAACCTGGAATCGGTTCGGGACAGAGATCTTTGTTCCGTCGCCATATTTAATCCGCTGCCAGCTACCATGGATTTGCGATCCATCGTAGACCGCTTACTACCTGAGCGCAAACTGCTGATTGAAATGGTTTACTTCCAGGGTTATACGCATGAAGAAGTTTCAGAACGGCTGAGCTTACCTTTGGGAACAGTCAAATCCAGGATTCGCAAGGCGTTGCAGGAATTGCGGCATATATTTGCCGTCGATGTTCCGGAAGCAATTTTTGCCTAA
- a CDS encoding T9SS type A sorting domain-containing protein, with the protein MKNFTLLIFSLLLTLGLAGNAYATDDCGCKDSENALKDGNFESLDAWKKSEGTTFKTDDAYNMCGKKNGLIDQSGYVYQDVQIAGGSAINMTVYGGTHNKDKTHKFYLLFYNSNGDEIESARVTVDMNYQVTGNGKLEKYALNKDAAPADAVKVRFAFYASGGYFKVDVACMSVTPPTCETCNNNQLVNESFENGTNNWATTGHVFTDAIFPVCGSKSLILAGNGSFSQDFAFESSLGNSVTLSIWAAVKENRDQKIEVIFLDGSNKVLGTLTQQIDKLVNAEPVGMQKYIIAGAIPPNTTVIRIKGSGTQDYLAVDAGCLTFSGPPLPVTLSAFDVKKEGIVATITWSTTVETNSDHFEVEHSGDGKKWTVLDIVVAQGESKELVPYTYTHTNPLTTNLYRLRMVDQDGTFAFSTIKSLNFDGDAQMKIYPNPSTDHIVLSSSEAISNVKFYDQRGVLVLTTIPDATNAIDVRKLHQGTYLIKVNDGSLTRRIVIVR; encoded by the coding sequence ATGAAAAACTTTACTTTACTCATTTTTTCTTTATTACTAACCCTTGGACTTGCCGGAAATGCCTACGCCACTGACGATTGCGGATGCAAGGATTCAGAGAATGCACTTAAAGACGGAAACTTTGAATCGCTGGACGCCTGGAAAAAATCCGAAGGAACCACTTTCAAGACGGACGACGCATACAATATGTGCGGAAAAAAGAATGGCCTGATCGACCAGTCCGGTTATGTTTACCAGGATGTGCAGATCGCAGGCGGAAGTGCCATTAACATGACCGTTTATGGCGGAACACATAATAAAGATAAAACCCACAAGTTTTATCTGCTGTTTTATAACAGCAATGGAGATGAAATAGAAAGTGCCCGCGTAACCGTTGACATGAATTATCAGGTTACAGGTAATGGGAAACTGGAAAAATACGCACTCAATAAGGACGCTGCTCCCGCAGATGCGGTAAAAGTGCGTTTCGCTTTTTATGCCAGCGGCGGTTATTTTAAAGTTGATGTTGCTTGTATGTCGGTAACACCTCCAACTTGCGAAACCTGTAACAACAACCAGCTTGTTAACGAAAGTTTTGAAAACGGAACAAACAACTGGGCTACAACAGGACATGTGTTTACGGATGCAATCTTCCCGGTATGCGGCTCCAAAAGCCTTATTCTGGCTGGAAATGGCTCGTTTTCCCAGGATTTTGCTTTCGAATCTTCTCTCGGCAACTCGGTAACATTGAGTATATGGGCAGCTGTGAAAGAGAACAGGGACCAGAAAATCGAGGTGATCTTTCTGGACGGTTCCAATAAAGTGCTGGGAACATTGACACAACAGATCGATAAACTCGTAAATGCTGAGCCGGTAGGGATGCAGAAATACATTATCGCCGGCGCTATTCCGCCAAATACAACTGTAATCCGTATCAAAGGATCAGGCACACAAGATTACCTGGCTGTTGACGCGGGCTGCCTTACATTCTCCGGCCCTCCGCTTCCCGTAACATTATCCGCTTTTGATGTTAAAAAAGAAGGGATTGTTGCGACGATTACCTGGTCGACAACTGTTGAAACCAACTCGGACCATTTTGAAGTTGAGCACAGCGGCGATGGCAAGAAATGGACGGTGCTCGACATTGTTGTGGCACAAGGTGAAAGTAAAGAATTGGTGCCATACACCTATACGCACACTAATCCTCTGACTACGAACCTGTATCGGCTGAGAATGGTTGACCAGGACGGCACGTTCGCATTCAGCACGATCAAAAGCCTGAATTTTGATGGGGATGCGCAAATGAAGATTTATCCTAATCCATCTACGGATCACATTGTATTGAGCAGCAGTGAGGCCATTTCCAATGTGAAATTTTACGATCAGAGGGGCGTGCTTGTTCTGACCACAATTCCTGACGCAACGAATGCGATTGATGTCAGAAAACTACATCAAGGCACTTACCTGATCAAAGTTAATGACGGATCGCTAACACGGAGAATCGTTATTGTAAGATAA
- a CDS encoding ComEA family DNA-binding protein — protein MFRKIADQLQSYFGISKKEARGALVLMVLCLVLLWFPFVFRRFLLPVLPIEEQPVNLKMLDSLANELEKANQSKIRKFKRFPKKTFAEEPAKPVKLFDFDPNSASIEQLERLGIPAFLAKRIDKFRSKGGKFRKKEDLLNIYDFPAELFHKLKRHMIIAPANVPGKHISKTETSAENKKAPTFSKPAKPVIVAFDINTADTTQLVRLRGIGSKLSLRILKFRDALGGFHSAEQYAEIFGLDSIALAELHRYGKVNSDVKKISINSITAEELSKHAYFKNKRITTTIVNFRNQHGPFQAVDDLSKVRVVDKATLKKIEPYLRFD, from the coding sequence ATGTTTCGTAAAATCGCAGATCAGCTGCAATCGTATTTTGGTATTTCAAAAAAGGAGGCAAGAGGCGCATTGGTGCTCATGGTGCTTTGCCTTGTGTTACTGTGGTTTCCATTTGTTTTTCGACGATTTTTACTGCCAGTTCTGCCTATTGAGGAACAGCCTGTTAATCTTAAAATGCTGGATAGCCTGGCCAACGAGCTTGAAAAAGCCAACCAATCCAAAATCAGGAAATTCAAGCGGTTTCCGAAGAAGACATTTGCAGAAGAGCCGGCAAAACCTGTCAAGCTTTTCGATTTTGATCCCAATTCAGCATCCATTGAGCAACTTGAAAGGCTGGGAATTCCTGCATTTCTCGCCAAACGAATTGATAAATTCCGAAGCAAGGGAGGCAAATTTCGAAAGAAGGAAGACTTACTGAACATTTATGACTTCCCGGCTGAGCTCTTTCACAAACTGAAAAGACATATGATCATTGCTCCTGCTAATGTTCCCGGAAAACACATTAGCAAAACAGAAACATCAGCCGAAAACAAGAAAGCGCCAACATTCAGCAAGCCTGCAAAGCCGGTTATCGTAGCATTTGACATTAACACCGCAGATACGACGCAGCTTGTAAGGTTGAGAGGAATTGGAAGCAAGCTTTCCTTGCGCATTCTGAAATTTCGGGATGCACTAGGCGGGTTTCATTCTGCGGAGCAATATGCGGAAATCTTTGGCCTGGATTCCATCGCACTGGCGGAACTTCACAGATATGGAAAGGTGAATAGCGACGTCAAAAAGATCAGCATTAACAGCATTACTGCCGAGGAATTAAGCAAACATGCTTATTTCAAAAACAAACGAATCACAACAACCATTGTCAATTTCCGCAATCAGCACGGGCCGTTTCAGGCGGTTGATGATCTGAGCAAAGTGCGGGTTGTGGATAAGGCTACGCTCAAAAAAATAGAACCATATCTTCGTTTTGACTGA
- a CDS encoding ABC transporter permease, producing MDLSYRIAVRYFFSRNKRSFISVIARIAMAGVAVGTMAMVVVLSVFNGMEDLNRKIFKTFDADIKVTPTEGRRFKVDNAFIQKVKSVEGVKLVTQVVEDNALAQYGNQQIIVRLKGVDSTFERQGQLDTAIIEGSLQLYGTGGTPYGVIAEGVRNALSISLDDIITPLQLMYPKRGTKTLNLTSAEAFNHLSLRPGGIFFIETRYDDYVIAPISLVEGLMEYKGERSSLEVQIKPGFSERKVSKAIAEKIGNKFVVKDRDSLNSDLLRAIRLEKLFVAITLSFIILVAAINIFFSLSMLAIEKKKDVSMLYALGATPGLIRRIFLAEGAIVAFSGALVGLGGGIALCLLQLKYGLVSMGMATSLVDAYPVKLIWEDILYTGIIVVIITMLVSYIPARRAAKAGQILPT from the coding sequence ATGGATCTTTCGTACCGGATCGCCGTCCGCTATTTTTTTTCACGGAACAAACGCAGCTTCATCAGCGTCATAGCGCGCATTGCTATGGCCGGTGTGGCTGTGGGGACAATGGCCATGGTGGTGGTGCTTTCCGTGTTCAATGGAATGGAAGACCTGAACCGCAAAATTTTCAAGACTTTCGATGCCGACATCAAAGTAACACCGACAGAAGGAAGGCGGTTTAAGGTTGATAATGCATTTATTCAAAAAGTCAAATCTGTGGAGGGCGTTAAGCTGGTGACGCAGGTTGTGGAGGATAACGCGCTGGCGCAATACGGTAATCAGCAGATCATTGTCAGGCTGAAAGGTGTGGACAGCACTTTTGAGCGGCAGGGGCAACTGGACACCGCCATCATTGAAGGTTCCTTACAACTTTACGGCACGGGCGGAACTCCTTACGGGGTCATTGCGGAAGGCGTGCGGAATGCCTTGTCCATTTCTCTGGACGACATTATTACGCCTTTGCAATTGATGTATCCCAAAAGAGGCACAAAAACATTAAACCTTACTTCTGCGGAGGCATTTAATCACTTATCACTCAGGCCCGGCGGCATATTTTTTATAGAAACGCGTTACGACGATTATGTGATCGCGCCTATTTCGCTTGTAGAAGGCCTGATGGAATACAAAGGTGAAAGGTCTTCGCTGGAAGTGCAGATCAAGCCTGGTTTTAGCGAACGAAAAGTGAGTAAGGCGATTGCTGAGAAAATCGGGAACAAATTTGTAGTAAAAGACCGGGATTCGCTCAACTCCGACTTGCTCCGTGCGATCCGTCTGGAAAAACTTTTTGTGGCTATAACCTTGTCTTTCATTATTTTAGTAGCTGCAATTAACATTTTCTTCTCGCTGAGCATGCTGGCGATCGAGAAAAAGAAGGATGTTTCCATGCTTTACGCCCTGGGTGCGACGCCGGGACTGATCAGAAGAATTTTCCTGGCTGAAGGGGCTATTGTGGCATTCTCGGGAGCATTGGTCGGACTGGGCGGCGGCATTGCGTTATGCCTGCTGCAACTGAAATACGGACTGGTTTCCATGGGTATGGCAACTTCATTGGTAGATGCCTATCCGGTCAAATTAATATGGGAAGATATACTCTATACTGGCATTATTGTCGTTATCATAACAATGCTGGTGTCTTACATTCCGGCAAGAAGAGCGGCTAAGGCAGGACAAATCCTGCCAACCTGA
- a CDS encoding DUF4097 family beta strand repeat-containing protein: MRKRQLLWIMLTFFTAGTVTAQSDNDKPYVTKNFNSANLKELAVETSGGSITVNGGQSSGFQVEMYVRPNNWNGSDNLSKEDIEDRLEDYDILIGTEGNRVVATAKRKNNVKWDNKKSISIGFKVSAPRNTTTNLKTSGGSIHIASLSGEQNFATSGGSLKVSDLDGVIRGRTSGGSIDANNCKKDIELHTSGGSIKATELTGKIELKTSGGSILLNSLEGDIEARTSGGSVKGDGIKGALNTGTSGGSVRLANVSGSIRASTSAGSIEVEMAKLGEYVDLSSSAGSVRVTMPMDKGVDLDLKGNKVNIALKNFDGEAGKDRVRGKMNGGGIPVTLSASSGSVYVNQ; this comes from the coding sequence ATGAGAAAGAGACAACTACTATGGATAATGCTTACATTTTTTACCGCAGGCACTGTAACGGCGCAAAGCGATAATGATAAGCCTTATGTTACCAAAAACTTCAACAGCGCTAATCTGAAAGAACTTGCCGTGGAAACTTCCGGCGGGTCCATTACTGTGAACGGTGGCCAGAGTAGCGGATTTCAGGTTGAAATGTATGTCAGACCTAACAATTGGAACGGGAGTGATAACCTTAGCAAAGAAGATATTGAAGACCGCCTGGAAGACTACGACATTCTGATCGGCACAGAGGGAAACCGCGTTGTGGCGACTGCAAAGCGGAAAAACAATGTAAAATGGGACAACAAAAAGAGCATATCCATCGGGTTTAAAGTTTCGGCGCCTCGTAATACGACTACAAACCTCAAAACGAGCGGCGGAAGCATTCACATCGCATCGCTGAGTGGCGAACAAAATTTTGCAACCAGCGGCGGAAGCCTGAAAGTGTCTGACCTGGACGGCGTAATCCGTGGAAGGACATCAGGCGGCAGCATTGATGCGAACAATTGCAAAAAAGACATTGAGCTCCATACCAGCGGCGGAAGCATCAAAGCAACCGAACTTACAGGCAAAATCGAGCTGAAAACTTCTGGTGGCAGCATTTTATTGAATAGCCTCGAAGGCGACATTGAAGCACGCACCAGCGGCGGAAGTGTAAAAGGCGATGGCATCAAAGGTGCGCTGAACACAGGCACATCCGGTGGTTCTGTCAGGCTGGCGAATGTTTCTGGAAGCATTAGAGCTAGCACCAGCGCAGGCAGCATTGAAGTTGAAATGGCCAAATTAGGCGAATATGTGGATCTTTCCAGCTCGGCGGGAAGCGTGCGCGTTACGATGCCCATGGACAAAGGCGTTGACTTGGACCTGAAAGGAAATAAAGTCAATATCGCGCTTAAAAACTTCGATGGAGAAGCTGGCAAAGATCGTGTTCGTGGTAAAATGAATGGCGGCGGCATTCCGGTTACGCTTTCAGCAAGCAGCGGAAGTGTCTATGTGAATCAATAA
- the rbfA gene encoding 30S ribosome-binding factor RbfA — protein sequence MESKRQQKVGRQIQKDLGEIFQKDAHHLTNGSFVTITAVRVTPDLSIARAYLSFLPDKNKSILLGTIQENTRFFRQKLAERVRHQLRIVPHLQFYIDDTAEYAAKMDLLFSDLVIPPAQPDEEEESN from the coding sequence ATGGAATCTAAAAGACAACAAAAAGTAGGGAGGCAGATTCAGAAGGATCTTGGGGAGATATTTCAAAAGGACGCACATCATTTGACGAATGGCTCTTTTGTTACCATTACGGCCGTTCGTGTTACGCCTGATCTGAGCATTGCAAGAGCATATCTGAGCTTTTTGCCCGATAAAAATAAATCAATTTTGCTGGGGACAATTCAGGAGAACACCCGGTTCTTCCGCCAGAAACTGGCAGAAAGGGTGCGTCACCAACTGCGGATTGTGCCTCATTTACAATTTTACATAGACGATACTGCCGAGTATGCGGCCAAAATGGATCTGCTTTTTTCGGATCTTGTTATCCCGCCAGCCCAGCCGGACGAGGAAGAAGAATCCAATTGA
- the rpiB gene encoding ribose 5-phosphate isomerase B: MRKIAIGSDHAGFPYKEPVINWLTTNGFEVKDFGTYSADSADYADFAHPVASGVESGEYEKGVLLCGSGQGVCITANKHQGIRAALVWDLPLAALARQHNDANVICLPVRFIELETALASVGAFLATEFEGGRHQTRVDKIAC, translated from the coding sequence ATGAGAAAAATTGCTATCGGTTCGGATCACGCGGGTTTTCCATACAAGGAGCCGGTCATTAACTGGTTGACGACGAATGGTTTTGAAGTGAAGGATTTCGGCACATATAGTGCTGATTCTGCTGATTATGCAGATTTTGCACATCCCGTTGCGAGCGGTGTCGAAAGCGGTGAGTATGAAAAAGGCGTGCTGCTTTGCGGCAGCGGTCAGGGCGTTTGCATTACGGCCAACAAGCATCAGGGAATCCGTGCAGCATTGGTTTGGGACCTGCCATTGGCAGCCTTGGCACGCCAGCATAATGATGCCAATGTAATTTGCTTACCCGTTCGATTTATCGAACTCGAAACGGCACTGGCAAGCGTAGGGGCATTTCTGGCCACAGAATTTGAGGGAGGCCGTCACCAGACGCGTGTAGACAAGATCGCCTGCTAG
- a CDS encoding GH1 family beta-glucosidase, translated as MEGFFLQYVTNFPAFNVESVTGDIHFSKEDFGDDFSWGVATAAYQIEGAVDKDGRGPCVWDKFARLKGKIKNGDNASISCDFYHHYESDIELVRTLGFKEFRFSISWSRILSQGFGEVNEAGIAFYNKLIDKCLSLDIVPWITLYHWDLPQGLEDLGGWKNRKILEWFESYATICAKAFGDRVKKWIILNEPMAVAGLGYTTGLHAPGRKSIGNFLPVVHHLAMCQAIGGEVIRRNVADAYIGTAISCSYVHAASADLKDVRAAKRADALMNRLFVEPALGLGYPADAFSFLGNIKKYMHAGDAERLRFDFDFIGIQNYFSVVVKHSYLAPVVWLKEVPAKLRNVPITAMGWEVSGDGMYDILKQFDAYEGIREIIVSENGAAYQDNVEGNAVHDFERTSFYQEYLNAILKAKNEGVNVKGYLAWTLMDNFEWAEGYAARFGLVYVDFQSQKRIIKDSGKWFSSFLKD; from the coding sequence ATGGAGGGCTTTTTTTTACAATATGTTACTAACTTTCCGGCATTTAATGTTGAATCAGTGACCGGGGACATTCATTTCAGTAAGGAGGATTTTGGCGATGATTTCAGTTGGGGAGTGGCCACAGCTGCTTATCAGATAGAAGGCGCAGTGGATAAGGATGGGAGAGGGCCGTGCGTATGGGACAAGTTTGCCAGGCTTAAAGGAAAGATCAAAAATGGCGATAACGCAAGCATTTCCTGCGATTTTTATCATCATTACGAAAGCGACATCGAACTTGTCCGCACATTAGGCTTCAAGGAATTCCGGTTCTCTATTTCCTGGTCACGCATTTTGTCCCAAGGCTTTGGCGAGGTGAATGAAGCAGGCATTGCATTTTATAACAAGTTGATTGACAAGTGCCTGTCTCTTGATATTGTCCCCTGGATCACACTTTATCATTGGGATTTGCCACAAGGTCTTGAAGACCTGGGTGGATGGAAAAACAGGAAAATCCTGGAATGGTTTGAATCGTATGCGACCATTTGCGCCAAAGCATTTGGTGACCGCGTGAAAAAATGGATCATCCTGAATGAGCCGATGGCCGTTGCGGGGCTGGGTTATACGACGGGCCTGCATGCGCCAGGGAGGAAGAGTATCGGCAATTTTTTACCTGTTGTGCATCATCTGGCGATGTGTCAGGCGATTGGCGGTGAAGTAATTAGGAGGAATGTCGCCGATGCTTATATCGGAACGGCAATTTCCTGCTCGTATGTACATGCAGCGAGCGCGGATCTGAAAGATGTACGCGCTGCAAAACGCGCCGACGCGCTGATGAACCGCCTTTTTGTCGAACCCGCATTAGGCCTGGGTTACCCGGCGGACGCTTTCAGTTTTTTAGGAAACATTAAAAAATACATGCACGCCGGAGACGCCGAACGACTTCGTTTTGACTTTGATTTTATTGGAATACAAAACTATTTCAGCGTCGTGGTAAAACATTCCTATTTGGCGCCCGTGGTTTGGCTGAAAGAAGTGCCAGCGAAACTCAGAAATGTTCCCATAACTGCTATGGGCTGGGAGGTCAGTGGTGACGGGATGTATGATATTCTCAAACAATTTGATGCTTATGAAGGCATCCGGGAAATTATCGTATCAGAAAACGGTGCTGCATATCAGGATAATGTTGAAGGAAATGCGGTTCATGATTTTGAACGCACATCGTTTTATCAGGAATATCTGAACGCAATTTTAAAGGCAAAAAATGAGGGTGTCAATGTGAAGGGTTACCTGGCATGGACACTGATGGATAATTTCGAATGGGCAGAAGGTTACGCCGCCAGGTTTGGCCTGGTGTATGTGGATTTTCAAAGCCAAAAGCGCATCATTAAAGATTCGGGTAAATGGTTTTCTTCCTTCCTTAAAGACTGA
- a CDS encoding LOG family protein: MSEEAKPTNAQLIDVSLMNPAVPEDEKRIKEAFEDKNWNEIKSADSWVVFKVMAEFVEGFDKLAKIGPCVSIFGSARTLSDNPHYKTAEDIAAKLVRHGYGVITGGGPGIMEAGNKGAREQGGKSVGLNIKLPFEQHSNIYIDPDKNINFDFFFVRKVMFVKYSQGFIVMPGGFGTLDEMFEAMTLIQTKKIGRFPIVLVGTSYWTGLLDWIKGTMLTEGNINPEDLKLISVVDTPDEAVRVIDNFYNKYMLKPNF, from the coding sequence ATGAGTGAAGAAGCAAAACCAACCAATGCTCAATTAATAGATGTTTCCCTCATGAACCCCGCGGTTCCCGAAGATGAAAAGCGGATCAAAGAGGCGTTTGAAGATAAAAACTGGAATGAAATAAAAAGCGCGGATTCCTGGGTTGTATTTAAAGTGATGGCTGAATTCGTCGAAGGTTTTGACAAACTCGCGAAAATCGGGCCGTGTGTTTCCATCTTCGGTTCGGCGCGGACGCTTTCCGACAATCCGCATTATAAAACAGCCGAAGATATTGCTGCAAAGCTCGTCAGACACGGTTATGGTGTGATCACAGGCGGTGGACCAGGAATCATGGAAGCGGGTAACAAAGGCGCGCGCGAGCAAGGCGGAAAATCGGTTGGATTAAATATAAAACTTCCTTTTGAGCAACACAGCAACATTTATATCGATCCCGACAAGAACATTAACTTCGATTTTTTCTTTGTCAGGAAAGTAATGTTTGTGAAATATTCACAGGGATTTATCGTCATGCCCGGTGGTTTCGGCACATTGGATGAAATGTTCGAGGCGATGACTTTGATCCAAACCAAAAAGATCGGCCGATTCCCAATCGTGCTTGTTGGGACCAGTTACTGGACCGGCTTGCTCGACTGGATTAAAGGAACCATGCTGACCGAGGGTAATATCAATCCCGAAGACCTCAAACTCATCAGCGTGGTTGACACGCCCGACGAAGCGGTGCGAGTGATTGATAATTTCTACAATAAATACATGTTGAAACCAAACTTCTAA